The nucleotide window GCCGTGCGCTCCAGGCTCGAGATCCTCACGCCGGCGGACTTCAGCCGCGGCGACTACGAGTCCAGGGTGGCCGCACAGGCGGCCGTGCTCGACCTGCCGCCGCTGCCGACCACCACCATCGGCTCGTTCCCGCAGACCGGCGACATTCGTCGCGCCCGGGCCCGCCTGGTGGCTGGGGACCTCTCCCCGGCCGACTACCGCGATGTCATGCGCGCCGAGATCGCCCGGGTCGTGCAGCTGCAGGAGGACCTCGGTCTGGACGTGCTGGTGCACGGCGAACCCGAGCGCAACGACATGGTGCAGTACTTTGCCGAGAACCTGGACGGTTTCGCCGTCACGGAGAACGGCTGGGTGCAGTCCTACGGCACCCGGTGTACCCGACCGTCGATCCTCTGGGGTGATGTGTCCAGGCCCCGGCCGATCACGGTCGAATGGTCCAGCTACACCCAGACCCTCACCGAGAAGCCCGTCAAGGGCATGCTCACCGGACCGGTGACCATCCTGGCCTGGTCGTTCGTGCGCGACGACCAGCCGCTGGGCGAGACCGCCCGCCAGGTGGCCCTGGCCCTGCGCGATGAGATCGGCGACCTGGAGGCCGCGGGCATCCGGGTGGTCCAGGTGGACGAGCCCGCCCTGCGCGAACTCCTGCCGCTGAAGAAGAAGGACCACGCCGACTACCTCGACTGGTCGGTCGGATCGTTCCGGCTCGCCACGGCCGGGGTCGCCGACCAGACCCAGATCCACACCCACCTCTGTTACTCCGAGTTCGGGGTCGTGATCGACGCCATCCGCAACCTGGACGCCGACGTCACCAGCATCGAGGCCGCCAGGTCGAAGATGGAGGTCGTCACCGACATCCAGGCGAGCGGCTTCGACCACGGCATCGGCCCGGGCGTGTACGACATCCACTCCCCGCGGGTGCCGGGCGTGCCTGAGATCACCGAACTGCTGGAACGGGCGCTCGAAGCGATCCCAGCCCGGCAGGTGTGGGTGAACCCGGATTGCGGGCTGAAGACCAGGGGGTACGCCGAGACCGTCGACTCGCTGCGCAACATCGTCGACGCCACGCGGGCGGTTCGCGCCACGCTGGTCTGACCGATGCCGCGTTAACGCACCAGGCCCGGCCCCTCGCGGGGCCGGGCCTGCTCTGTGCTCGTGCTGCCGGACTAGACCGAGCGCAGCACCGCGACGACCTTGCCCAGTACCTCGGCGTAATCGCCCAGGATCGGCTCGAAGTTGGTGTTGCGGGGGAGTAGCCAGGTGTGGCCGTCGCGCTGGCGCAGCACCTTCACGGTGGCCTCGCCATCGAGCATGGCGGCCACGATCTCGCCGTTCTCCGCGGTCTTCTGCTGTCGGATGACCACCCAGTCACCGTCGCAGATGGCCGCGTCGATCATCGACTCACCGACGACCTTGAGCATGAAGAGTTCACCCTTGCCCACCAGCTGGCGGGGGAGCGGGAAGATCTCGTCGATCTGCTGGTCGGCCATGATCGGGATACCGGCGGCGATACGACCGACCAACGGCACCATCGCCGCGTCACCCACCTGGATGCCGGACTGGTAATCGTCGGCAGCACCGGGTGTGACCTCGTCGGTGGACTGCGGCAGCTCGATGAGGACTTCGAGGGCACGCGGCCGGTTGGGATCACGACGCAGGTAACCGCTCAGCTCAAGCTGGTTGAGCTGGTGGGTGACGCTCGAGAGCGAGGACAGGCCCACTGCGTCACCGATCTCCCGCATGCTCGGCGGGTAGCCCCTGTCGCGCACTGAGCGCTGGATGACGTCCATGATGGCGCGTTGTTTGTCGCTCAGGCTCTTGCGGCGCCGGGTGCCGCCCTTATCCCGAGGTGTGCTCTCCTGTGCCACGTTATCGCTCCTCTGCTTGTCGGTTCCGGGTGGGTGCATCTGACGCAGCCGGATCAGGTCAGGGATCACGTCAGAAGGAATGTCGGTGGTGTCTGTTTGAGTACTGCTACCCGATCGAAACTGTAGCCAAGGGGCTCGGAATCGTAGACAGGTATTCGAGTGTGTTGCGAAATCTGTTTCCATAATATCCGGAAACAGGGTTGCTTGTTCGAACACTCGAAGATATATTCGGAACATAGATTCGCATCCGGCCCTCCCGGCCGAGGGCCGGATGCGTTACCAGGAGGTTCGACATGAGCGCAGCATACGCAGTGAAGCCCGGCTCGATAGCCGTGCGTCCTTCCATCGGCCACGCGGCAGCCACCGGCGTGCCGCGCACGCACCTGCGGCTCACCCGCCGTGGTCGCGTTGTTTTCACCACGCTCGCGGCCCTGCCGCTGGTTCTGGGCTCCATCGCCGTCGCCGTCAACGGCGGCGTCGCTGCCGCGGAGGGCACGGCTGGCGTGGGCGCCGCGGCGTTCGAATACGTCACGATCGACGCCGGTCAGTCCCTCTGGGAGCTGGCCGAGTCCATCGCACCCAAGCAGGACCCGCGCGACGTGATCGCCGACATCGTCAACCTCAACCAGCTCTCCTCCGAGGCCGTTGAGCCCGGCCAGCGTCTCGCTCTGCCCGCCTCCTACTAGCCGTCGCCTGCTGCCCCGAAAGCGGGCGCCCACGGCGCAACTAAGCTTGTTCGGGTGACCAGCCTCAACGACCTGCCCCTCCGCGCCAACCTTCGCGGACAAATCCCCTACGGCGCACCGCAGCTGCACGTGCCGGTGGCGCTGAACGTCAACGAGAACACCCACCCGATCCCGCCGGCCGTCGCCGCCGACATCGCGCAGGCCCTCGCCGAGGCGATCCTCACCGTGAACCGCTACCCCGACCGGGAGTTCACCCAGCTGCGCGAGGACCTCGCCGGCTACCTCGGGCACGGTCTCACCCTCGACAACATCTGGGCCGCGAACGGCTCCAACGAGGTGCTGCAGCAGGTGTTGCAGGCCTTCGGCGGACCGGGACGTTCCCTGCTCGGCTACGCGCCGACGTACTCCATGTACTCGATCCTGGCGTCCGGCACCGATACCCGGTGGATCCCCGGCGGCCGGGACGCCGACTATGAGCTGAGCCCGGAGACGGCCGTGCGCTGGGTGAACGAGACCACGCCGGACATCGTCTTCCTCTGCTCCCCGAACAACCCGACCGGCACCCCGCTGTCGCTGGAGACCATCGCGGCCGTCTACGACGCCACCGATGGAATCGTCGTGGTCGACGAGGCCTATGCCGAGTTCGCCCCGGTGGGAACCGAGAGCGCCCTCAGCCTCCTGGCCGGCCGCCCGCGCCTGCTGGTGTCCCGCACCATGAGCAAGGCCTTCGCCTTCGCCGGCGTGCGGGTGGGCTACCTGGCCGCCGATCCGGCGGTCACGGATGCGCTCCGCCTGGTGCGCCTGCCGTACCACCTCTCCGCGCTCACCCAGGCGGCCGCCGTGGCGGCGCTCGCGCACACCGGGGAGATGCTCGCCATGGTGGACGACATCAGGGTGCAGCGTGACCGTCTGGTCACCGAACTCAGCGCGCTCGGCTTCTCGCCGCTGCGCAGCGGCAGCAACTTCGTTCTCTTCGGCGGCGTGGCCGATCCGCACGCACTGTTCGAGGCGCTCCTGGCCGAGGGCATCCTGATCCGCGACGTGGGCATCCCCGGCCACCTGCGCGTCTCGGCCGGCACCGAGGCCGAGACCAGCGCCTTCCTCACCGCCATCGCACGGCTTCGTCCGATAGCCGAATAAACTAACGCCATGAGCAACGTCACGCCCGCGCCTCGCCGTGCCCACCTGCAGCGCGAAACCAGCGAATCGAGCATCGATCTCTCGATCGACCTCGACGGCACCGGAGTGAGCGACATCCACACCACAGTGCCGTTCTACGACCACCTGCTCACCGCGTTCGCCAAGCACTCGCTGACCGACCTCACCGTGCACGCCAAGGGCGACATCGAGATCGACGTGCACCACACCGTCGAAGACATCGGCATCGTGCTGGGCCAGGCGATCAAGCAGGCCCTCGGCGACAAGTCCGGCATCTCCCGGTACGGCGACGCCCTGGTGCCGCTGGACGAGGCCCTCGTGCAGGCCGTCGTCGACATCTCCGGCCGCCCGTACCTCGTGCACACCGGTGAACCGGCCGGCTTCGAATTCCACCTCATCGGCGGCCACTTCACCGGCTCCATGGTGCGGCACGTCTTCGAGGCGATCGCGTTCAACGCCGCGCTCACCGTGCACGTCACCGTCGTCGGCGGCCGCGACCCGCACCACATCGCCGAAGCCGAGTTCAAGGCCTTCGCCCGCGCCTTCCGCCAGGCCAAGGCCTACGACGCCCTCGTCAGCGGCATCCCGTCCACCAAGGGCGCTCTATGACCAGCGTCGTCGTCCTGGACTACGGCACCGGCAATGTGCACTCCGCCGTCAAGGCGCTCGAACTGGCCGGAGCCGACGTCACCCTGACCGGCGACCGCAAGCTCGCGTTGGAAGCCGACGGCCTCCTCGTTCCCGGTGTCGGCGCATTCAGCGCCGTGATGTCGGCGTTGAACGAGGCCCACGGCGGCGACATCATCGACAAACGCCTCTCCGGCGGGCGCGCAGTGATGGGAATCTGCGTGGGCATGCAGGTCATGTTCGAGCGCGGCGTCGAACGCGGCGCCGACACCGAGGGGCTCGGCGAGTGGCCGGGCACCATCACGGCGCTGCCGGCGCCCGTGCTGCCGCACATGGGCTGGAACACCGTCACGCCAGACCCCGATTCGGTGCTGTTCCGCGGGCTGGAGGAGGAGCGTTTTTACTTCGTGCACTCCTACGCCGCCCAGGAATGGACCCTAGACGTGATGCCCCCGTTCCCGGTTCC belongs to Cryobacterium sp. SO2 and includes:
- a CDS encoding LysM peptidoglycan-binding domain-containing protein; the protein is MSAAYAVKPGSIAVRPSIGHAAATGVPRTHLRLTRRGRVVFTTLAALPLVLGSIAVAVNGGVAAAEGTAGVGAAAFEYVTIDAGQSLWELAESIAPKQDPRDVIADIVNLNQLSSEAVEPGQRLALPASY
- a CDS encoding histidinol-phosphate transaminase, whose product is MTSLNDLPLRANLRGQIPYGAPQLHVPVALNVNENTHPIPPAVAADIAQALAEAILTVNRYPDREFTQLREDLAGYLGHGLTLDNIWAANGSNEVLQQVLQAFGGPGRSLLGYAPTYSMYSILASGTDTRWIPGGRDADYELSPETAVRWVNETTPDIVFLCSPNNPTGTPLSLETIAAVYDATDGIVVVDEAYAEFAPVGTESALSLLAGRPRLLVSRTMSKAFAFAGVRVGYLAADPAVTDALRLVRLPYHLSALTQAAAVAALAHTGEMLAMVDDIRVQRDRLVTELSALGFSPLRSGSNFVLFGGVADPHALFEALLAEGILIRDVGIPGHLRVSAGTEAETSAFLTAIARLRPIAE
- the hisH gene encoding imidazole glycerol phosphate synthase subunit HisH yields the protein MTSVVVLDYGTGNVHSAVKALELAGADVTLTGDRKLALEADGLLVPGVGAFSAVMSALNEAHGGDIIDKRLSGGRAVMGICVGMQVMFERGVERGADTEGLGEWPGTITALPAPVLPHMGWNTVTPDPDSVLFRGLEEERFYFVHSYAAQEWTLDVMPPFPVPRLTWAEHGAPFLAAVENGPLTATQFHPEKSGDAGIRLLSNWLGTLRD
- the hisB gene encoding imidazoleglycerol-phosphate dehydratase HisB → MSNVTPAPRRAHLQRETSESSIDLSIDLDGTGVSDIHTTVPFYDHLLTAFAKHSLTDLTVHAKGDIEIDVHHTVEDIGIVLGQAIKQALGDKSGISRYGDALVPLDEALVQAVVDISGRPYLVHTGEPAGFEFHLIGGHFTGSMVRHVFEAIAFNAALTVHVTVVGGRDPHHIAEAEFKAFARAFRQAKAYDALVSGIPSTKGAL
- the lexA gene encoding transcriptional repressor LexA, producing MAQESTPRDKGGTRRRKSLSDKQRAIMDVIQRSVRDRGYPPSMREIGDAVGLSSLSSVTHQLNQLELSGYLRRDPNRPRALEVLIELPQSTDEVTPGAADDYQSGIQVGDAAMVPLVGRIAAGIPIMADQQIDEIFPLPRQLVGKGELFMLKVVGESMIDAAICDGDWVVIRQQKTAENGEIVAAMLDGEATVKVLRQRDGHTWLLPRNTNFEPILGDYAEVLGKVVAVLRSV